From Saccopteryx leptura isolate mSacLep1 chromosome 3, mSacLep1_pri_phased_curated, whole genome shotgun sequence, one genomic window encodes:
- the LOC136398276 gene encoding uncharacterized protein encodes MNILIAVIPKTIATITATTTSNTATITSIITNTILTITITIILTITVTTITITTILTITITTITITTTLTITITTITFTTTLTITITTILTITVTTITITTTLTITIATILTITITTILTITVTTITITTTLTITITTILTITIATILTITITTITITTILTITITTITTITVTTILTITITTITTITVTTITITTTLTITITTILTITIATILTITITTTLTITITTILTITIATIFTITITTILTITVTTIIITTILIIIVTTITITTILTITITTITVTTITITTILTITVTTITITTILTITVTTITITTILTITITTITTITITTTTVTTITITERRLYSSGAKENNADGSQLPTGSQQPRRGLCQSCQQALNATSSRRTGSATTGDKRGFTEKSRVCCPLQEWQRPGH; translated from the exons ATGAACATCCTCATTGCTGTCATCCCCAAAACCATTGCCACCATCACTGCCACAACCACCTCCAACACCGCCACCATTACCTCCATAATTACCAACACCATCCTCACCATCACAATCAccatcatcctcaccatcacAGTCACCACCATTACAATCAccaccatcctcaccatcacAATCACCACCATCACAATCACCACCACCCTCACCATCACAATCACCACCATCACATTCACCACCACCCTCACCATCACAATCAccaccatcctcaccatcacAGTCACCACCATCACAATCACCACCACCCTCACCATCACAATCGCCACTATCCTCACCATCACAATCAccaccatcctcaccatcacAGTCACCACCATCACAATCACCACCACCCTCACCATCACAATCACCACTATCCTCACCATCACAATTGCCACTATCCTCACCATCACAATCACCACCATCACAATCAccaccatcctcaccatcacaatcaccaccatcactaccatcacagtcaccaccatcctcaccatcacaatcaccaccatcaccaccatcacagtCACCACCATCACAATCACTACCACCCTCACCATCACAATCACCACTATCCTCACCATCACGATCGCTACTATCCTCACCATCACAATCACCACCACCCTCACCATCACAATCACCACTATCCTCACCATCACAATCGCCACTATCTTCACCATCACAATCAccaccatcctcaccatcacAGTCACCACCATCATAATCACCACCATCCTCATCATCATAGTCACCACCATCACAATCAccaccatcctcaccatcacAATCACCACCATCACAGTCACCACCATCACAATCACCACCATTCTCACCATCACAGTCACCACCATCACAATCAccaccatcctcaccatcacagtcaccaccatcacaatcaccaccatcctcaccatcacaatcaccaccatcaccaccatcacaatcaccaccaccacagtcaccaccatcactatcactGAAAGACGATTGTACAG CTCAGGTGCCAAGGAGAACAACGCAGACGGCAGCCAGCTGCCCACAGGCTCCCAGCAGCCCCGACGGGGTCTGTGCCAGTCCTGCCAACAAGCACTCAATGCCACAAGCAGCAGACGCACTGGAAGTGCCACTACAGGGgacaaaagaggcttcacagagaAGAGCCGAGTCTGCTGTCCCTTGCAAGAATGGCAGCGGCCTGGTCACTAA